The genomic segment TACGCATGAGGCGGTCGCATTCCTGGAATGGCTGACCAAGAACCATTTCGTCTTCCTCGGCTGCCGTGAATACCGGTTCGAAACCGATTCTGAAGGCCGTGTCCTGCCGGAAGAACCGATCATGATCGAAGGCAGCAATCTGGGCCTGCTGCGGGATGAGGATCTGAACGTCCTGTCCCGCGATGCCGAGCCGCTTGTGCTGACCCCCGGTATCGGCGAACTCCTTGAGGAGCCTTTCCCCCTGATTGTGGCCAAGTCGACCCTGATCAGCCGCATCCATCGCCGCGTTGCGTGCGATTATGTGGGCGTCAAACAGTATGACGAACAGGGCCGGGTGAATGGCGAGGTCCGCTTCCTCGGCCTGTTTACCGCAGAAGCCTATGACGAGACGGCCCGCTCCATCCCGTTCATCCGCCGCCGTGTGCTGAAGGTGATCGCGTCCTCCGGTGCGACGCCGGGTGGCCATACCGAAAAAGCGATTGCGAACCTTCTGGAAACTTGGCCGCGCGACGAGCTGTTCCAGACCGGTTCGAAAGTGCTGGCCCCGATGATCATGGGGGCCCTGCATCTGATCGGGCGGCCGCGGACGCGACTGTTCCTGCGCCGCGATCAGTTCGACCGCTTTGCTTCCGCAATTGTGTACGTGCCGCGTGAGGCCTACGACACCACGCTCCGTGAACGCATCACAGAGACGCTTGAGCGTGCCTATAATGGCCACCTGATCCGCTTCCAGCCCTATTTCGATACCGGGCCGCTGGCGCGGGTTCACTTCCAGATCGCCATTGACCGAAGCCATCCGGAACCGGATGTCGAGGAATTGGAGGCGGAAATTACCCGTCTTGCCCGCACCTGGGACCAGGCCTTGCGCGAAGCCATGATGCAGGCCGACTTCGACCCGGCTGACGCGGAAGGGGCCCGAACCTTCATCGGCGCATTCAACGCTGCCTATCGCGAGGCGTTCACGCCGGAAGAGGCAATGCGCGATGTTGCCATGATGGCACGTCTCAGCTCCGGCGCGCCGATCGTGGCGCGGGCATACCGGGCCGGGCAGGAAGACGCCGACAAGATCCGGGTGAAGATTTACTCCCGGAACGGATCGATCCCGCTGTCGCGCTGCGTGCCGGTCTTCGAGAAAATGGGCCTGTTTGCGGCCTTCGAGACCGGGTATCCGATCCGTCCGACCGAGCCCCCGGTTCCAGGCGCGCCGGATGTTTACTGGGTCCACGACCTGTCGATGCGCACCGAAAACGCAGCGTCCATCGATCTCGACGAAGTGGCCCGGCGTCTTGAAGACGCGTTCGTGGCTGTCTGGAGCGGGTATGCGGAGAATGACGGGTTCAACCGGCTTATCCTTTCGGCTGGTGCGACCTGGCGCGAAGCGGCGCTGATCCGCACCTTGTGCGCCTATCGCCGGCAGACCGGGCTGGACCAGCCCCAGGATGTCCAGGAGGCGGCGCTCGCCCGCTATCCGCAACTTACCCGCCAGTTGATCGAGCTTTTCGCCTGCCGCTTCGACCCGGCGAAGGACCTCAGTCTACGCCAGCGGGAAGAGGCGTGCCGTGAGATTTGCGGCCGGATCGAGACGAGCCTGCGGGACGTGTCCGCACTGGCGGACGATCAGGTCCTGCGCCGTCTGACAGACCTGATCCTTGGTGTGCAGCGGACCAATTTCTACCAGGCCGCCGCCGATGGCGGGCCGCACAGTTTTGTCAGCCTGAAGATCGCCAGCCGCGTGCTGCGCGAAATCCCGGAACCCAAACCGTTCCGCGAGATCTACATGTCCAGCCCGAAGGTCGAAGGGGTTCACCTGCGCTTCGGCCCGGTTGCCCGGGGCGGCCTGCGCTGGTCGGACCGCGCCGCCGACTATCGCACCGAAGTGCTGGGCCTGGTCAAAGCGCAGCAGGTGAAGAACGCCGTGATCGTGCCGGTTGGCTCAAAAGGCGGCTTCTATCCAAAACAATTGCCCGACCGGTCGGACCGCAATGCCTGGTTCGAGGCCGGACGCGAGGCCTACAAGGAATTCATCACCGCACTGCTGGAACTGACGGACAATCTCGTGGACGGTGAGGTCGTGCATCCGGCGGACACGGTCATCTGGGATGGAGAGGATCCGTACCTCGTCGTCGCCGCAGACAAGGGCACTGCCACCTTCTCCGATACCGCCAATGCGATCAGCCTCGCCAAAGGCCACTGGCTGGGCGATGCATTCGCTTCCGGCGGGTCGGCAGGGTATGATCACAAAAAGATGGGCATCACCGCGCGCGGCGCGTGGGAAGCGGTCAAGCGCCACTTCCGGGAAATGGGTAAGGACATCCAGACAGAGCCTTTCACCGTGATCGGTGTTGGCGACATGAGCGGCGATGTCTTCGGCAACGGCATGCTGTTGTCGCCCGAAATCCGCCTCGTCGCCGCATTCAACCACATGCATGTCTTTGTCGATCCGGACCCGGTCGATTCCGCGAAGAACCTCGCCGAGCGCCAGCGCCTGTTCGACCTGCCGCAATCGAGCTGGGAAGATTATGATACCAGCCTCATTTCCGAAGGCGGCGGCGTGTTTGCCCGGTCTGCCAAGTCGATCAAGCTGAGCGATGAGATCAAGTCACTGACAGGCCTCAGCGCGGATGAGGTCACGCCCGACCAGCTGATCCACGCCTTGCTGAAGACGCAGGCAGACCTGCTCTGGTTCGGCGGCATCGGCACGTATGTGAAGTCCGACAAGGAAACCCATGGCGATGTGGGCGACCGCGCCAATGACGCGATCCGGGTCGATGCGCACAAGCTGCGCGTCCGGGTTGTGGGCGAGGGCGCCAATCTCGGCCTGACGCAAGCTGCGCGGATCGAATTCGCGCTGGCAGGCGGACGGATCAACACCGACGCCATCGACAACTCTGCCGGCGTCGACTCCTCTGACCACGAAGTGAATATCAAAATCCTCGCGGCAGATGCGATCCGGCTTGGCAAGCTGAAGGAAGAGGACCGCAACAGCCTGCTGGCCGAAATGACCGATGATGTGGCCGCACACGTGCTGCGCCACAATTACGACCAGACGGCGGCAC from the uncultured Hyphomonas sp. genome contains:
- a CDS encoding NAD-glutamate dehydrogenase, coding for MNNQTAAADPLDQVLTQVRLESGNEDLSGLEPADIERLARGLWSWAAELPAGEQKVRILADAEGASGKLGRSILETASPDMPFLVDSLLGECADQGFEVRTLFHPVVRLTDGRMISVIQIHLPRLTDREAARLEEGARKTLKDAAQAVADFKPMKERMREEIRRLSVLEEPRHADTHEAVAFLEWLTKNHFVFLGCREYRFETDSEGRVLPEEPIMIEGSNLGLLRDEDLNVLSRDAEPLVLTPGIGELLEEPFPLIVAKSTLISRIHRRVACDYVGVKQYDEQGRVNGEVRFLGLFTAEAYDETARSIPFIRRRVLKVIASSGATPGGHTEKAIANLLETWPRDELFQTGSKVLAPMIMGALHLIGRPRTRLFLRRDQFDRFASAIVYVPREAYDTTLRERITETLERAYNGHLIRFQPYFDTGPLARVHFQIAIDRSHPEPDVEELEAEITRLARTWDQALREAMMQADFDPADAEGARTFIGAFNAAYREAFTPEEAMRDVAMMARLSSGAPIVARAYRAGQEDADKIRVKIYSRNGSIPLSRCVPVFEKMGLFAAFETGYPIRPTEPPVPGAPDVYWVHDLSMRTENAASIDLDEVARRLEDAFVAVWSGYAENDGFNRLILSAGATWREAALIRTLCAYRRQTGLDQPQDVQEAALARYPQLTRQLIELFACRFDPAKDLSLRQREEACREICGRIETSLRDVSALADDQVLRRLTDLILGVQRTNFYQAAADGGPHSFVSLKIASRVLREIPEPKPFREIYMSSPKVEGVHLRFGPVARGGLRWSDRAADYRTEVLGLVKAQQVKNAVIVPVGSKGGFYPKQLPDRSDRNAWFEAGREAYKEFITALLELTDNLVDGEVVHPADTVIWDGEDPYLVVAADKGTATFSDTANAISLAKGHWLGDAFASGGSAGYDHKKMGITARGAWEAVKRHFREMGKDIQTEPFTVIGVGDMSGDVFGNGMLLSPEIRLVAAFNHMHVFVDPDPVDSAKNLAERQRLFDLPQSSWEDYDTSLISEGGGVFARSAKSIKLSDEIKSLTGLSADEVTPDQLIHALLKTQADLLWFGGIGTYVKSDKETHGDVGDRANDAIRVDAHKLRVRVVGEGANLGLTQAARIEFALAGGRINTDAIDNSAGVDSSDHEVNIKILAADAIRLGKLKEEDRNSLLAEMTDDVAAHVLRHNYDQTAALTLAEATVKQDHEALERLMVHLEDRGVLNRELEVLPDTGDMKMRADQGQGLTRPELAVVLAWSKITLFDDLVASDLPDDPFFEDVLKAYFPSPIDAFGEAMDAHRLKREIIATVLANRSLDMGGPVTIFRMREMTDTTDMAAIVRGLEAARVVLDFDGFQREVDALDNVVHADVQTDLRLLAAQAMSAAAAWFVTSMPKGTLKDLVDATHAPLNEFKAALADIHTHFPAAQIERSTRTLMRRGAPEELARWASAMSLFAQGLVVVDLARSTGKTVPEAGECFFQIGEALRLDRLRVSALDGLAKAGFWDRVAGRRLIVELVQTQADAARDALAVGGAGPWLSHHQEGRRDMLATLAELGKEKAWSFAKFALAADAVRHFMKR